The following DNA comes from Salvia splendens isolate huo1 chromosome 17, SspV2, whole genome shotgun sequence.
GATGGGCCTTGGCTCGAAAATGGGCCTTAAGGCCCAATTTCTTGAAGAGAGTCCTTCCTCTTTCCCACCAATTCCTCTTTGCTACCAAAAGCTTCTGTAATATGCGGCGGTGAGTCCAAAATTAAAACCTCTTCCGACGAAGTACGCCGGTGGACTGGCTTCCGACGTTGTCTCCGGCAACTTCCGAATGTCTGCTGCTGTGCTCCGTCTGCATAGGAGTCTCAAGGTCTGCTATTTCTGCCCCCTCTCTCTCCACCTCAGCTCAGAAACCCTAGCGCATTTGCTCTCTGTTTATCATCAATCGATGAAGTATGCTTATTTCAGCAGTTCGATCTCATTCATTTCTGGTTCAAAATCCGATTTCCTATGTCAATTTTCGCCTTTTACCAGTAATAGCTCTGGAAGCTATGCGATTAACTCAAATGAGAGGCGTATGCTCGCCGTCGGAATTTCGAGGATGATCAAACTTGAGAAGAGAGACCTCCTCATTCGGTTTTCAAGAGGTTTTTCTCCAGTTGCCATTGCGGAAATTATGGTATCGCTTCAGGAGCGGCAGGTTGCATTTGCATTTTTCAAATATGCTTTTCGTGATCACTCGGACTTCCTAGTCAGGTGCTATTGCGTTGTCGTGCATTCGTTAGTAGCGAAAGATTTTAGGCAATTAGCTCAGGATGTGCTTACATGGATGATACGGGGAATAGGAGAGGAGAGGAGTTATGTTCTTGTATGGAGAGAAATCTTTAGCACTGCAATGGACTTTTATATTCTCGATGCACTAATGCGCTCTTTTACGAATGCGGAGATGGCATCTTGTGCCCTGGAGGTTTTGGATAGGATGAGAGGAGTTGGTGGTAGGCCGAGTTTATCAGCTATTTGTTGTTTGATAAAGTTGTTACTACGGTTTGGTGATTATAGCAGTGTGTGGATGTTGTTCAAAGATATGATTTTTAAAGGACCCATCCCTTCAAATTATGTTTACAATATGATGATTCTTGGATTTTGTAGGAGAGGCTGCATTCGGATTGCAGAAAGTTTGTTGTATGTCATGAGGAAGTTTGGGTGTGAGCCAGatgtatatacatataatattttaatcaatGCATATTGTGTAAGGGGGTGGACTTGGGAAGCATTCAGTTGGGTGCATTTGATGTTCGAAAGTGGCTGCACTCCAAGCTTTGCTACATTTAGTACGTTTATCAATGCTTTTTGCAAGGAGGGTAATATTGCTGAAGCAAATAAAATCTTTCATTGGATGCAAGAATTGGGTGTGTCTCCAAACACTGTATTGTATAACGCCTTGATGGATGGCTATGTCAAGGCAAGAGAAATTGGTATGGCAAATATGCTTTATGAAGAAATGAGAAGCAAGGGTGTTGCACCTGATGGTGTGACTTTTAACATCTTAGCTGCTGGTAATGAAAAGTACGGCAACGAGCAGGATGGGAACAGGTTGCTAAGGAGCTTTTCAGTGATGGGGTCGGTTCAAGATTCTTCATTGCCTGATATACATATTGGAGGACTGTGTTGGGCAGGTAGATTAGATGAAGCTTTTGAACTATTGGGGTTCATGCTCGAAAAAGGAATCTCTCTTAGTGTAATTTCATTTAACACGTTAATTCTTGCCTACAGCAAAGCAGGTTTAGAAGACAAGGCTTTTGAAGTTTACAACTTTATGGTGAAAGTTGGCTTCACCCCCTCAGCTCCCACATATACTTCACTTCTCTTAGGATTATCTAAGATCGGAAGGCTTCAAGAAGCCAAGTCGCTCATATACAAGATGATACAAAATGGTTATCCCATCAGTAGAGCAGCTTTCACAGTGGTTCTGGATGGGTATACTAAGAAAGGAGACATGATGGGAGCTCAAGGTCTTTGGGATGAAATGGAGATGCTCGGGATGGCTCCAGATGTTGTTGCTGTTTCTGCTTTCATTCAAGGCCTTTCCAAGGGGGGTTTTGTTCAACAGGCATACAATAAGTATTTGAAAATGTTAAGCAAAGGGCTTGTGCCTAACAACTTTGTTTACAATTCCTTAATTTCCGGCTTCTGCAACTGCGGAGAACTAGATGAGGCATTAAGGCTGGAACTGGAGATGAGGAATATGGGTTTGCTCCCTGATGTGATCACCTTTAATATCATTATCAAAGGTTTCTGCAAACAAGGAAGGATGAAATCTGCCATGGCCACCTACATGGAGATGCTGAGATGTGGATGGACCCCAGATAATGTGACTTACAACACTTTGATCAGTGGATACTGCAAGCAACTTGACATGTTAAATGCTGAAAATTTGGCAAATACAATGCAAAATAGTGGCTGGGGTCCAGATATTACAACTTACAACATACAGATTCATGGTTATTGCAGAAGCCGAAGGATGAATAGAGCTATAATGATGCTTGATGAGCTAGTTTCTGCTGGAATAGTTCCAGATACAGTTACCTACAACACTCTGCTGAGTGGTGTCTGCCGTGATATACTAGATCATGCAATGATTTTGACAGGAAAATTGCTGAAGTTGGGTTTTGTTCCAGATTTAGTTACGACTAACTTACTGTTGTCTAATTTACGCAAGCATGGTTTACCGCACAGGACAGCAATGTGGGCGCAGAAGTTGAGCGAGATATCTTTTGAGTTTGATGAGATAACACATAAGATATTGGATAGAGCATATAATGATTTAGAAGATGTTGAATCTACAAAAGAAATAACGGGGAAGAGTCTCTTTTTGGACCTCCTCATGTACATGACTTATGACTTCATATACAGAAACAGGGTTATTCAGAAAATGAGTTCCAACCCCATTGGGTTTACTGATAATCAGTCCAGCATGAATGTGGAAGCTGTCTGCAGTTAAGTTAAAATGAAATGACTGCTTCATAGTTTTTCGGTGGCCAACCAGAAGATTTCTGATGAGGACCAGCCTGATTTTTCCCTTGCACCAGAATTTAAAAAGTCTGATCACATGATTTCTGGGTGTGCATCTAGGTGTCCTTGATGAGGAAAAGGCCAAGTCTTTCTTCACCGGCTTGCTTACTCTATATgcattttgaaacgtaaaatgAGGTGAAAATACTTATGTACATTTTAGTTATCTAACTGGTGAAAAGTATTTTCCTGCTTGCTATTGTCTAGTTAATTTGTTCCATGTGCTATTCATTGATGCTTCTTCAAGTACTAGATTTTCTGTTGGAGGAATGCATATCATCTCAGCCATAATAGTCTTTGGTAATTGTGGCTACTTGAGCTGTTGATTCATCATGGTATTGTAGTCCTAGCTACTAATTAATGAGGTTGTTTTCTTTTGTCGATGTAAATTCTTTTCCTTACACTGTTTCCCCTCCCCCTTTATTATACTCCATATGAATAGTTCATGGTGAGCCGCTTGAATATATCATTATGGAGAATTTCCTGGCTTGTATAAGGTTAAGTGAAATAGATTTTCTGCAATCTGATGAATGACCGTGCTTTTTTCCTTCATTTGCTTTTGAATGATGCATCAGTTTAAGGGAAGAATGACTCTTGCCTTGTGGAAACCTGGCTTAATCCCTAGATGTTTGTTAGATTCATCTTTTCAATACATTTCCATTTTACCTATGCCTTACTTGTTTCCATTTTGCTAAACAAGTTTCTCCAACTTGATCAATAATGAGCAATATGAATCACAATTTGTAACTTATCAAAAGTCTGTTTGTGTTTACTTCTTTTGAGACAACAATATTTTTGCGCACATATTTGCTCTGATTAGAGAATGTGACAATTAACTTTTCACTGTCTGCTGACAcagtttt
Coding sequences within:
- the LOC121774168 gene encoding pentatricopeptide repeat-containing protein At1g12300, mitochondrial-like, with the protein product MSAAVLRLHRSLKVCYFCPLSLHLSSETLAHLLSVYHQSMKYAYFSSSISFISGSKSDFLCQFSPFTSNSSGSYAINSNERRMLAVGISRMIKLEKRDLLIRFSRGFSPVAIAEIMVSLQERQVAFAFFKYAFRDHSDFLVRCYCVVVHSLVAKDFRQLAQDVLTWMIRGIGEERSYVLVWREIFSTAMDFYILDALMRSFTNAEMASCALEVLDRMRGVGGRPSLSAICCLIKLLLRFGDYSSVWMLFKDMIFKGPIPSNYVYNMMILGFCRRGCIRIAESLLYVMRKFGCEPDVYTYNILINAYCVRGWTWEAFSWVHLMFESGCTPSFATFSTFINAFCKEGNIAEANKIFHWMQELGVSPNTVLYNALMDGYVKAREIGMANMLYEEMRSKGVAPDGVTFNILAAGNEKYGNEQDGNRLLRSFSVMGSVQDSSLPDIHIGGLCWAGRLDEAFELLGFMLEKGISLSVISFNTLILAYSKAGLEDKAFEVYNFMVKVGFTPSAPTYTSLLLGLSKIGRLQEAKSLIYKMIQNGYPISRAAFTVVLDGYTKKGDMMGAQGLWDEMEMLGMAPDVVAVSAFIQGLSKGGFVQQAYNKYLKMLSKGLVPNNFVYNSLISGFCNCGELDEALRLELEMRNMGLLPDVITFNIIIKGFCKQGRMKSAMATYMEMLRCGWTPDNVTYNTLISGYCKQLDMLNAENLANTMQNSGWGPDITTYNIQIHGYCRSRRMNRAIMMLDELVSAGIVPDTVTYNTLLSGVCRDILDHAMILTGKLLKLGFVPDLVTTNLLLSNLRKHGLPHRTAMWAQKLSEISFEFDEITHKILDRAYNDLEDVESTKEITGKSLFLDLLMYMTYDFIYRNRVIQKMSSNPIGFTDNQSSMNVEAVCS